The Acropora muricata isolate sample 2 chromosome 4, ASM3666990v1, whole genome shotgun sequence genome contains the following window.
TAGTTTGTATCACGTAAAACAAGAGGCAAATAATCAAGTTATTGCAGTGACTTATCACCTGCTGTGTcctttcaataatattattatgtcaACTCCTTGTTAGCTTAGTAAGGTAGTTTCATTCCACTGGTAATTCTATTCTGGTTGGGTTTGTGTTTTTCAGACTGTGCTTGCTGTGGTTATGGGAACAACTCTCTATTTCCTGGCACAAAAGGTTTCCAAGCCTATTGCAGACATGCTTGATGCTAGATACCAGGTTTGTTACCATATTTAGAGCATTGAAGCTTCATTTTAAGTAACATTGGTATACATgttaagtaaaatccaactagtggtttATCATCAAtgttgcattctgattggttgagctactagtcgGCTAtgtgttatagcccactagtagcgaaaagcgcctgccatatttgtaatgttttggtggtaaaaaaggattgatgtttAGCTTTCacttgcaaaagatgtttagtctcgatattttttttgaccaactagttggattttactaaaacaataactTGTAGTCCTATgaatcaaaacaacaaaatatcagTGTGCATGGTGATCAATGTGAACAACAGATGTCAAgattattattcctctcgccctcatagcctctgagtcaatagcccatttggcctttggcctcatgggctattgattcatagCCCATgtgggctcgaggaataattgttaagtatagCACAGCAAAGACTTCACATCTCTGTTGCAGTAACTTTGATCACACCTTTTGTTTGGACAAAAGTGAAAACATATAAATTGACCCCAACTAAAATAATATTTGCATGTGTTGCTCGCATTAATGCACGTTATTGATGAAAAGCTGCATTTACATGGCTCAAACGGTCTTGTTTATCTTTCTCACAGAGTATACTTGACATGTTCAATGAAGGAAGGAATGCTGAAATCCAAGGCATAACAAAACAGATAgaggaactgaaaaaaattgagtACATGTCCACTGTTCGCAAGGATGTGATAGGCATTTATCGGGTGAGGAAGTCACTCTAGTTTTGAAGTGAACATAACACAAAAATTTTTTGTTACATATGCATATTAAACAGTCTAAGAAGTAAAAAGAGTTGAAGACCCTCAAAAATGCTTTTGTTCACTAAAAATGTGTGCATTTtgccccccccaaaaaaagttAATCAGCTGTTTTTAGAGACATTTTCAGGTCTTGATagccaacaaaaaacaaaagataaatCTTTGTGTTATTTACACTGTGAGAGACTAAAATAATGAAACAGTTCCTTTTTTGTTCCCGTTTTTGGTGAGGCGGTAAAACTGTTTTCAGACATTTTTACACAATGTTCAACAAAACCAAACAACTTCTTTGGCAGAGCCTTTCGGTTTTATTTCACAGTTTGAAATAAGCTTTCCTTGTATATTAAgacagattccgttcaaagttcgagcaattacttgcaataattatttactaaaaatctactcatagcccgctaacttcttgaatgctattcaaaacatctcattgtaattcagttctctaagtgaccctgtgatgaaatccccaagcattctcaagaaatttaatgtcaaacttaagtaagaatgctaaaagcgagtgttattgtgtttacaactaacgtgaaatgtcctttttaactgaaatatggataccTTCAAGTTCAaatttctctcgcggggtcagcttgagagcttaaatctcgataggatcttcttacctttattcaaaatattaccatgcttaGAGCCTTTTTTGGTacgtaacttaatttttgcctctttttgccattattgctcgaatgttgtgcgaaAATCATCTGAATCTCTgaagttgtttcttctttttgtgtGGCGTTATTTTTACCAGTTTGTTTCAAGTGTTTGGTTTTTGTAAagcatgtttgtttgtttgttccaGGAAAATAATGCGATGTCACTGGAATTGGATTACCGCAACAAACTCCATGAAGTCGTCAGGGAGGTGAAGAAACGACTAGTAAGTTCTTATCATGAATGAAGCAGCCACTTGTTTGACTTTGTACCTGTTATTCAAGTTAAAAAAGTTTGTCAATTTAACAAATTTTCAGGGTATGATTCTCACAGTTATGAGTGCTATTAAATTAGTAGCAAGATTATACACTGAGAATTTGTTTCAATGTGCAGTTTGAATACACGAGTTTCATGTATTCACATCATAGACATACTGGCAAGcctgtaaataattttttcctctaagcctgtcatatgtcaggccagggacaatgGTTGACCTGACATGCAACCCGTTTGGTcagacaaaaagagaagagagaatgaTGCGTACACTTCAGCTGCTTTTTTTAGACACTTTTTTTTAGACAGACAGTGACACTTTAAGAAGTGTCTTCTCAGTTATTAAAGAAGACCATGCAACTTGTGTATGAATGTTGACAGGAATAGCGTGTTTATGCTTAACGCAGACGAGATATGTGAGCTGTAAATGCATTACTgccattatattaaaagtccaCCTTCGCGTTTGCCTTTCTTTAGTGAGAATATATTTTATGTTTCACGTCATAATTGAAGAGTACCGTCAATATGTCCGGTCAGACTCAGCATTCGCTAGTCCAACCCTAAAATTTTGCCTCGCAAATGTCTGATGAGCGGTgataatttgcaggcttgtacCAGTACTTTGTTAATTTAGCTGTCATGAAGTTGAGAGGCTCACCAGaatgtctttgtttttattgattTGTCTCGTCTCACACAAAGGAACCTTTCTTACCTCAAGTTGGAGGGTTGAAGTTTAAGGGTTCAATTTTGAATCATATTACAGGACTATCAAGCAGAGATTGAAACCTTTCAGAGGAGAACAGAACAACTGCATATTATAGATTGGGTGGAACGTGAAGTTGTAAAGAGCATTACACCACAGTTGGTAAGTGCAGTATGACAATCTTACAAGATTCAGGAAGAGGTGCAGAGATAAGTAGAGGTGCAtttatgggggggggggggggcactttaTTTTGCTCTTAATACAATCGGctggaaaaggaaaaggaaaggaactttatttaagtgtctagtcgttctagcgctggagcactagaCACTGCgactgaaattaaaaattaacacaatcaagtcaaattttggtttttgaggagaggggaaaccagaGTTCCTGGAGAAAACCTCTTGGtgtagagtagagaaccaacaaactcagcccacatttGACGCCTGATCTGCGAAATCGAACcccggccacattggtgggaggcgagtgttctcaccactaCGCTATCCCTGCACCCTGATTGTCATattcctttattattattattacgagAGTTGATATGGCACACTTCCGTTTCTTCTGTTGTGCTTTcaggaaaaagaaagtgttAGCCAGTGCATTAAAGATCTAAAGGCCATGACACCTGCATAAAGacatttgtctttttctttcaatttttactGTAAAACAAGTGAGGTCTCTTGTGAATAAAATTGCCTTTCAACAATTGTCAACATTCAATTGTGTGCAGGTATCAGtgtcaaaattaataaagatAAATGGCTTttaagaacaataattattatctttcaTTCCATTGTGATGGCGCATGAAAAACTCAAGCATTTTTATCTTATTTCCATTGCCTGTACAAACTCCATCTTGAGACTCTCCTATTAAGTTTGAAGAACCTTTATCCCTCCTTTGCCCAACCTCCATTTACTGTAGGACCATCACTGTTTTTGAAACAGTATACCGGGTAGCCATCAATGATGATGTGGCATCCTTGGAAAAATTCAGCCCTTTAAAAAACCTTTGACCTTGATTATTAGTTGATTGTTTCCAGTGCAGAAGAaactattttaattattataaacacaaATGTTAAAGTGTCAGAAGTTATgaacaattattaataattattattattattagtgattTATAATAACATCTGGCACACATTCTGTTTTGATGATTTTATTAAAATCAATGTCATCATTTCACACACTggcaataaaattatgtttataTTTTAGTGGAAAACAATCCCTTCAGGCTGATTTTGGCAACTTGTCTCTTCATCAGATAAACATTTCATTGACTTTATTACTGTGAGACTTTTCTGAACATGCgtttctactttttttctcaAAACAAGAAGATTCTGTCAAGTGGCAAGATGCAAGTGTAACCCCTCATGGAAACAATGCTACAAATAGTCTACCTAGACTAAATACTGAGCGATTTATATCTTTTGTAAATAGGctttttttcaaacataattTAATTATCAAatagtttcattttcattttatattagTTGCATATTTTAAATAATGGGTATGTATTTTTACTGATTAATagacaaaattattattattattatttctattattaatattaactTTGCAATAAAATAACATACTGTAAAATATTATTAATCTTTGCTCAACACAATGGTAAATAGATGATTTGTGGCATtgaaataagaataataatacaTTTACTGGTATGACCACAGCAACATTTCACCCAACTCAAATAATTTTGTCATCAGAAAAAACACAACAACCGAAGCCCTTAagctcccaaaaaaaaaagacaaatagaCTGTGAAAGTTGGACTTCTTTCACCTGgccttttcaataattattattatgcacaCTTGCTTGTCtggatctttttttttcatgaaaaggAATAACATGTcgacaatttaaaaaaaaaaaagctatgcAGAAGATCAGCAATCCTTCAATAAACCTAATTTGGGGCCTGCATCTTCAATCATTCATGGCTCATCAATATTCacattatcaatattatcaatATATATTACATGAACGAATCATTCTTCTAGTCTAGATAATTAAGTTTCCACTGTATATTAAATCTTTTTTGTTACATATTGTGTTTGACTGCCACACTACTGACCAACAGAAGCTGGATGCTTTCGTTTGCTGTGAACAACATCAATAATTCTTGAAGCGATTTGGAAGTCTTCAGTACCAGCATTTTGTGCAACTTTGATTGCTTTTTCCAGTGACGTCTTAAGTGAATCATTAAGATTTCCATTGTGATACACAGTGGCCCATTTGCTGGACTTCTCTATAAATTGACCAACCCTGACGCACAGAACAATGCCAACACCATGATCAATGCTGCCTTCAGGTTCATCCCTACCAGCACCAAGCTTGTTTGTCACTATTGCTAATGCAAGGGCATCAATTTCTTTCACTATACCACTCTTTTTGGCAAATAGTTCAGTTTTCCTGGGGGCAAGAGGCAAAACTTCAAAAGGGTCTGCTCCAGGGTGGCAAAGTTTTTGGGCATCCTGTGGCAGAACACCTTGTGCTTCTAACATCTCCCTAAACTTGTAAAGAGCTTGCCCTCTTTCAAGAGCATCAGCTATGCATTTTGCACCATCTTCCACTGATTCTGCCTTTTTCAGAGTGTATAGCAGATGACCACCTGGAAAAAGATttctcagttttcattcattcactATTTTCCTGACATGCTAATTACTTGCCAGCTAGTGAAATCTTACCATGTCACAAAAGACAATAAATATTAACAAGGATATTTTCCTGCCTGGGATTTTCAACCACAATTTTTGCACTGTGAAAAATGTGATAGATTATGTGACTTTTCTTCTGTGTTAAGTCATAGATTTCGGACTTCAAACAAAACTAATCAAAGACTGGGTTTGATATTCTTAAGTgaacaaaatggttacaaaattgACATGGATTTAAGTACCTTCCTCGCACACCAATTCCTTCAAATCCTGTGGACCTTCCCCATTCAAGCAACTGATAGCTTCAGCAACTTCCACAGAATTGCCTATAGCACTTCCGAGTGGAGCATCCATAGCAGTGATAAGGACAACTGCTTCGATACCGAGGCCTGAACACGTTCCAACCAATGACTCAGCCAAAGCATGTGCACACTCCTCTGTTGTAGCAAAAGCAGCCTTGCCACACTTCACATCCAGTACTAGGGCTTTTGGGTTTTCTGTTATTATAACAAAATGGGAAAACATGCTTCAATTTGGTCACCATATAAATCTAATTACCTCATTTATCACAATAGCCCCTGCCAGGGTCTGGTTTAAAATAATGGTCTAGCTTGAGATCACATTATCAACATACATTACTGAGATCACCTCCATTGACCTGCAAAATTGTCTGGTATCACCAGTACCAGTAATTGTGTGTGCAGTTTAAGGGCGTATTTGTTTCAGATATTCCGGAAATTATAAGAATATATTTGGTAATACATTCCAGAATAATTATTCCAGCTATTCTGCTCCTGGGAGCAGAATAGCCGGAATGCAAATCCAGGTATTCCGGAATGAGAATAACTCCCAAACAAACACTTACTCTCATTATTCcaattattcttattccggattgatcccaaacaaaaagtgttagtgagaactattgccaaaacatttgtgaaaaaaaaaaatgatctggTGTTATCCAGAGTAAAATCATCCTTAAAGTATCTTTTTGACAGTTGCTATTCCTTTGAGTTTGGGTTTCTCAAACAATGACATTTCTTTTCATACATACCACATGCTTTCTTAGATATGATGGAACTTGAAATCAGGGGCACTGAGGAAACTGTAGCTGTAACATCCCTCATTGAATACAACACTTTGTCAGCAGGAACCATTGCATCTGTCTGTCCTACGATACAACAACCAACTTTTTGCACAATTTCACAGATCCGTTTCGAATCAATATTCACTTGAAACCCTCGAATGGACTCTAGTTTGTCCAGGGTACCTCCTAAataaaaaagagtgaaaaagaATTAGTACATCCAAGACCAGAAGAGAAGAACATGCTCTCTAATTTAGTCAGTTCCCTGTGGTGGGGTAGGGTAAACCTTTTGAGGTCTTTGAAATGCCACTCATACTTCCAGCACCACTGGACAAAGGTAGAAGATATGAGAAAACTTCCTttgtaagaattttttttattcctccATTTTCTCCAAGACACGTCTTAACGCCAATACACCAGTGAAAAATTCAGTGTGGTATAAGAGAGGGAAAAATCGAAATTTTACACATTTATTTTTCAGAATGAAATACATCATCTCCACCTCTCCCCTTCCGTATTTTATCATAATTAAATATTTGATGTTAATGAAAATACTTAGTTTGCGTTTTGTTTGCAAAACACGCATGACCTGGAGTAAATTCCTTTGGAAGAAGTAAACTCACTTGATTCGTAAAATGGTGCGAATTACATAAATTTTTTGAATGCCCTCAATTTAAAATTAACGAGAGGCGAAACATAGCCCTCATAAGTTAAGTTGAAAACACACCATATATAAACAAACCTCTTCTAAAATGTTATGATATTGGGTGCCAAGGCTTCACACGATGTTTTGATTGAGGAAGATTAAGAATTCGAACAACAGATAGCAcagtaaattaaacaaaaagataaTGCATTTCAGTGGATGGTTGTAGACCTACCAGTGTGGCCAAGACTACGGCCAGAGATCATTGGGACCTTTACTCCACAAACGGCGAGTGCTGGTGCTAGAGGAAGGCTAACTTTATCACCAACTCCGCCTGTAGAATGCTTATCTGCAACGCTCCCTTTCCATTCCGTTGGCCACATCAAGGACTCACCAGAAGTCATCATTGCTTTGGTTAAATGAACCGTCTCCTCTCGGGTCATGCCTTTAAGGTAAATGGCCATAAGCATCGCCCCTATTTGACAATTCAAAACAGACTTGAAAGTCACGTATTTTACGAAGTGATTGATTTCGTCTTCCGATAATTCCTTCCCGTCTCGTTTTTTGACGATCAAGTCTAAAATGCGGAATGAGTCTTCGGACATCTTAATCACTCTTATATAATTGAGGTTTTCGTGAAAATGAAAAGCTCTCTCTCCAAGGGACACTTCAGTTATTGTCacattattgtttcattttcattttcatttccgtttttttttttgttttttttgttgtttttttttctacccCACCCCCGAAAGTGCTCAGTTTATTATTTCTCAATTTGCCTTGATATTATCACCAACAAACGTGTAACGAAATAGCTACCAAGAATAAATCATTTTAAATGTATGCATGTAAACTGAACGACAATATTTAGCTAAACAGAAGCTTTAGACATCGATTATATTTCTCTCCTTCCCCTCCCTTCCATTCAATTACATTCTTTTAgggggcgtgtttaaaacacgaaatggcgaaatagcgaaatggcgaaatagcgaaatggcgaaatggcgaaatagcgaaatggcgaaatggcgaaatggaactaaagacaagagccacagttataaattattacctttccactgaaatctccatctgttgccgaatttattttgtggttaatcgccacaaataaaagaaacacctatgcatcgccgtcatggacctttcggtaatttcgatttcagtctttctctgttgacagaacgcctaggatattcctcatcaaagtggcggcgttatatatgggaagaaatctatttgtttatctcgtatttacagtcaagcagtggctatgacgttatgctttgagctccagcaatcacatgaaatggattatgtacttcgcgatgaagtttacacaagtttacgtactttgcacggaaacggagtgacgtggggtgtttatatcaaacAGATACTGTacatacaaggtaagctttgtagtgcagtgcagatatgcaacttgcgccgaaaaatgggcgtgtttaaaacacgaacggtaaatacgagatacacaaatagatttcttcccataacgccgccactttgacgaggaatatcctaggcgttctgttaacagagaaagacggaaattgaaattaccgaaaggcccatgacggtgatgcataggtgtttattttatttgtggcgattaaccacaaaataaattcggcaacagatggaaacATGATCCGATTTCACTAGGCAgctcatactttataactgtggctcttgtctttagttccatttcgccatttcgtcatttcgccatttcgccatttcgctatttcgccatttcgccatttcgccatttcgtgttttaaacacgccctctTTTAGGCTACTTTATCGTGTGGACGCTTCCAGTTGACCCAAGCTTTCATGTATCGTGTGGTTTTATTAGCTGCTGCTTTTCCTAATTCATGCTCCCTTCAATCAGCTCTGGAAATTTTGGAATAGCTTCAAAACCTGTCTATGGGTGCGACAGCGTTCGTGAAATTGGTATCGTAGACAAAGCAGTTGGGCCATCAGCTGTGGATCTTGACGATGTGGCTCAAAGCAAAGTGACTTTTCCGGGTTTACCGCTTATTTCAGAGGGTTCTTTTACTTCGATTCGTAGTAAAAATTCGGGGAGACCCCTGAAAAAGTCTAAAGTAGAAAGAAGCGAAGATAAGGAGGTAAGTGAATGAACAAGTTAATTGAAATCATTGGAATTCTGTTAATTAGGGTTATGTTTACACCTTACTTCGCTGTTCTATTGTTTATTGATTACTTTTGAGCAAAAATTAAACAAGTAACTGTTCAAAGGTACCGTGTACGATGGAGCTCACAagcgttttcaaaaacttgattctttcgataaaaaacttgaattcacaaaacgcaaacttgattccacaaaacgcaaacttgattacatgaaacgcaaacttgattccaccaaacgcaaGCTTGATTTCACCAGACGCAAACTTGATTtcaccaaacgcaaacttgattccaccaaacgcaaacttgaattccacaaaacgcaaacttgaattccacaaaacgcaaacttggttctttcgataaaaacttgaattccacgaaacgcaaacttggttctttcgataaaaacttgaattccacaaaacgcaaacttgattcttttgatgcaaacttcaattccacaaaacgcaaacttgattcttttgatgcAAACTTCAATTCCACAAAACGAAAACTTGATTCTTTAAAAACGTTTAACCGTTagtaaatatatttaaaatgtaGCATATGAGAAATTTCTGCTGGGAAATTATTAATTATGCCTAGCTCTTGGGAAAGAATTGCATCACTTAAAAAAGCCATTAGGTAGAAAGGCAAATGAACGCCTTGTCACGTTGGTCACAGTGTTCAAAGGCGGTCATATTTGCCAGATTTTGGCACCCTTCTTTAATTTGTGTATTGAATTATTACTCCTTGATTATTTCTGGTCTTTTTTGATTTTCCTCTTCGACGTTTTAGCGCAGAAATTTCCAACTTTAAGTTGGTCCTTATCACAACACAGGGTAATCGGTAGAGTTGCGTGACCTCGGTCCTGAGAGCCGGTGTCACAGCGAATtttggaccccccgcggatttggaccccccggtccatatccgctagtggatttggaccccccttcgcggatttggacccccacaaaatattccttttttacaatttattctaactgaaagtttttaggtgatgtcctctaggatttcaacacaagatcgcgtactataattgacgaagaaaagcgcacatatcgtttcatttctgtgacatttatttaactagtactactcttactttacttggtaaagtacgtcataatagtgaaatctatttcgtcgcagtataatgctgaacaagaacgaaactagtaataatcTTACTACTCTTAATTTACTCCTTTACAATATGTTAAAACGTGTCtattactagaaatagtgttcactagagctgcccccgcttttgataacctgtttatgggatgtgtatttaatataaatactgtgcataagaccgttgaaaaattaacgtttcaagcattttattgaaattcataattatctctaaatttgttaaagaaggagtaataacgtccactgaatctttcaagagacgcgcaccaattttatcaaggccaaccgccctattagtttccaaaactctaa
Protein-coding sequences here:
- the LOC136915494 gene encoding thymidine phosphorylase-like isoform X1: MSEDSFRILDLIVKKRDGKELSEDEINHFVKYVTFKSVLNCQIGAMLMAIYLKGMTREETVHLTKAMMTSGESLMWPTEWKGSVADKHSTGGVGDKVSLPLAPALAVCGVKVPMISGRSLGHTGGTLDKLESIRGFQVNIDSKRICEIVQKVGCCIVGQTDAMVPADKVLYSMRDVTATVSSVPLISSSIISKKACENPKALVLDVKCGKAAFATTEECAHALAESLVGTCSGLGIEAVVLITAMDAPLGSAIGNSVEVAEAISCLNGEGPQDLKELVCEEGGHLLYTLKKAESVEDGAKCIADALERGQALYKFREMLEAQGVLPQDAQKLCHPGADPFEVLPLAPRKTELFAKKSGIVKEIDALALAIVTNKLGAGRDEPEGSIDHGVGIVLCVRVGQFIEKSSKWATVYHNGNLNDSLKTSLEKAIKVAQNAGTEDFQIASRIIDVVHSKRKHPASVGQ
- the LOC136915502 gene encoding ATP synthase F(0) complex subunit B1, mitochondrial-like: MISRLRLASRIGGGAARLCRPARVTVPVTTRLMCQVPQVKEETSQPEFGQFFRDVTSLLKEKTGETGQVLLIGGFLAYSLSKELLVIHDETVLAVVMGTTLYFLAQKVSKPIADMLDARYQSILDMFNEGRNAEIQGITKQIEELKKIEYMSTVRKDVIGIYRENNAMSLELDYRNKLHEVVREVKKRLDYQAEIETFQRRTEQLHIIDWVEREVVKSITPQLEKESVSQCIKDLKAMTPA
- the LOC136915494 gene encoding thymidine phosphorylase-like isoform X2 gives rise to the protein MLMAIYLKGMTREETVHLTKAMMTSGESLMWPTEWKGSVADKHSTGGVGDKVSLPLAPALAVCGVKVPMISGRSLGHTGGTLDKLESIRGFQVNIDSKRICEIVQKVGCCIVGQTDAMVPADKVLYSMRDVTATVSSVPLISSSIISKKACENPKALVLDVKCGKAAFATTEECAHALAESLVGTCSGLGIEAVVLITAMDAPLGSAIGNSVEVAEAISCLNGEGPQDLKELVCEEGGHLLYTLKKAESVEDGAKCIADALERGQALYKFREMLEAQGVLPQDAQKLCHPGADPFEVLPLAPRKTELFAKKSGIVKEIDALALAIVTNKLGAGRDEPEGSIDHGVGIVLCVRVGQFIEKSSKWATVYHNGNLNDSLKTSLEKAIKVAQNAGTEDFQIASRIIDVVHSKRKHPASVGQ